In one window of Thermus aquaticus DNA:
- the ybeY gene encoding rRNA maturation RNase YbeY, whose amino-acid sequence MVAVLANKRPPRGLVPRLRRALSALMEELGVGDKAVTVILTGDRRIRALKRAWWGEDEATDVLSFPHYEPGDPFVPPHLGDIWISLDTARRQAEARGAPLEEEVLVLAAHGLWHLLGHDHQKEEDWEGFHRVQERILTL is encoded by the coding sequence GTGGTGGCGGTTCTGGCCAATAAGCGCCCCCCAAGGGGCCTTGTGCCCAGGCTCCGCCGGGCCCTTTCCGCCCTCATGGAGGAGCTGGGCGTGGGAGACAAGGCGGTCACGGTGATCCTCACCGGGGACCGGCGCATAAGGGCCCTCAAGCGGGCGTGGTGGGGGGAGGACGAGGCCACCGACGTCCTCTCCTTCCCCCACTACGAGCCCGGGGACCCCTTCGTCCCCCCCCACCTGGGGGACATCTGGATCAGCCTGGACACGGCGAGGAGGCAGGCGGAGGCCCGGGGAGCCCCTTTGGAGGAGGAGGTCCTGGTCCTGGCGGCCCACGGGCTTTGGCACCTCCTGGGCCACGACCACCAGAAGGAGGAGGATTGGGAAGGGTTCCACCGCGTCCAAGAGAGGATCCTCACCCTGTAA
- a CDS encoding diacylglycerol kinase, giving the protein MGRVPPRPREDPHPVKGVARSFLYAWEGLVYAWRVQRNFRLEAYLGLLALLLALWLGVDPVPVLLLIALVLSLELLNTALEALTDLASPVYHPLAKRAKDTAAAAVFLASLLALSIGLHLFLPPLLRKLGLI; this is encoded by the coding sequence TTGGGAAGGGTTCCACCGCGTCCAAGAGAGGATCCTCACCCTGTAAAGGGGGTGGCCCGCTCCTTCCTCTACGCCTGGGAGGGCCTCGTCTACGCCTGGCGGGTGCAGAGGAACTTCCGCCTCGAGGCCTATTTGGGCCTTTTAGCCCTCCTCCTCGCCCTCTGGCTTGGGGTGGACCCGGTGCCCGTCCTTCTCCTCATCGCCTTGGTCCTCTCCCTGGAGCTTTTGAACACCGCCCTCGAGGCCCTCACCGACCTGGCGAGCCCCGTCTACCACCCCCTGGCCAAGCGGGCCAAGGACACCGCCGCCGCCGCTGTCTTCCTGGCGAGCCTCCTGGCCCTCTCCATCGGCCTCCACCTCTTCCTCCCTCCCCTTCTCCGCAAGCTTGGGCTAATCTAG
- a CDS encoding GreA/GreB family elongation factor has product MAREVKLTKAGYERLMKQLEQERERLQEATKILQELMESSDDYDDSGLEAAKQEKARIEARIDSLEDVLSRAVILEEGTGEVIGLGSVVELEDPATGERLSVQVVSPAEASVLENPMKISDASPMGKALLGHRVGDVLSLDTPKGKKEFRVVAVHG; this is encoded by the coding sequence ATGGCGCGCGAGGTGAAGCTAACCAAGGCCGGCTACGAGCGGCTCATGAAGCAGCTGGAGCAGGAGAGGGAGCGCCTCCAGGAGGCCACCAAGATCCTGCAGGAGCTCATGGAGTCCAGCGACGACTACGACGACTCGGGGCTGGAGGCGGCCAAGCAGGAAAAGGCCCGCATTGAGGCCCGCATTGACAGCCTGGAGGACGTGCTCTCCCGGGCGGTGATCCTGGAGGAGGGCACCGGCGAGGTCATCGGCCTGGGCTCGGTGGTGGAGCTGGAAGACCCCGCCACGGGGGAGCGCCTTTCGGTCCAGGTGGTCTCCCCCGCCGAGGCCAGCGTCCTGGAAAACCCCATGAAGATCTCCGACGCCTCGCCCATGGGCAAGGCCCTCCTGGGCCACCGGGTGGGGGATGTCCTCTCCCTGGATACCCCCAAGGGCAAGAAGGAGTTCCGGGTGGTGGCGGTCCACGGATGA
- the lysS gene encoding lysine--tRNA ligase yields MNEQTRQRLLNLEALVEAGFEPYPYRFPKTHSARAILEAKAGAPPETEWPEEVALAGRVVAIRRMGKVTFAHLLDESGRIQLYFQKDLTPRYELLKKLDVGDILGVKGPLFTTKTGEVTVKVLSWTPLVKSLHPLPDKWHGLKDKEVRYRQRYLDLIVNPEVREVFRRRSEMVRYIRRFFEDRGFLEVETPILQATTGGAEARPFKTYHNALDHEFFLRISLELYLKRLLVGGYEKVFEIGRVFRNEGIDHNHNPEFTMLEAYWAYADYQDMALLVEELLSGLVLHLFGTYEVPYQGRILNFKPPFRRISFVEALKEKAGLPFDPLDLERLRLWADAHHPELAQVPSYKLLDKLFGLYVEPELQDPTFVFDFPLAISPLAKRHRERPGLTERWDLFAGGMELAPAYSELNDPLDQRERFLEQARRRKEGDEEAPEPDEDFLLALEYGMPPAAGLGLGIDRLAMLLTDQASLRDVLLFPLMKPKKEEEALEEA; encoded by the coding sequence ATGAACGAGCAAACGCGCCAGCGCCTTCTGAACCTGGAAGCCCTGGTAGAGGCGGGGTTTGAGCCCTACCCCTACCGCTTCCCCAAGACCCATAGCGCCAGGGCCATCCTCGAGGCCAAGGCCGGGGCCCCTCCGGAGACCGAGTGGCCGGAGGAGGTGGCCCTGGCGGGGCGGGTGGTGGCCATTCGGCGCATGGGCAAGGTCACCTTCGCCCACCTCCTGGACGAAAGTGGCCGGATCCAGCTCTACTTCCAAAAGGACCTGACCCCCCGCTACGAGCTTCTGAAGAAGCTGGACGTGGGGGACATCCTGGGGGTCAAGGGCCCCCTCTTCACCACCAAGACCGGGGAGGTCACGGTCAAGGTCCTCTCCTGGACCCCCCTGGTGAAAAGCCTCCACCCCCTGCCCGACAAGTGGCACGGCCTCAAGGACAAGGAGGTGCGCTACCGCCAGCGCTACCTGGACCTGATCGTGAACCCCGAGGTCCGGGAGGTCTTCAGGAGGCGCTCGGAGATGGTGCGCTACATCCGCCGCTTCTTTGAGGACCGGGGCTTCTTGGAGGTGGAAACCCCCATCCTCCAGGCCACCACCGGCGGGGCCGAGGCCAGGCCCTTCAAGACCTACCACAACGCCCTGGACCACGAGTTCTTCCTCAGGATCTCCCTGGAGCTTTACCTGAAGCGCCTCCTGGTGGGCGGCTACGAGAAGGTCTTTGAGATCGGCCGGGTCTTCCGCAACGAGGGGATAGACCACAACCACAACCCCGAGTTCACCATGCTGGAGGCCTACTGGGCCTACGCCGACTACCAGGACATGGCCCTCTTGGTGGAAGAGCTCCTTTCCGGCCTCGTCCTCCACCTCTTCGGCACCTACGAGGTCCCCTACCAAGGCCGCATCCTGAACTTCAAGCCCCCCTTCCGCCGCATCTCCTTCGTGGAGGCCCTGAAGGAGAAGGCGGGCCTCCCCTTTGACCCTTTAGACCTGGAGCGCCTCCGCCTCTGGGCCGATGCCCACCACCCCGAGCTGGCCCAGGTACCCAGCTACAAGCTCTTGGACAAACTTTTTGGCCTCTACGTGGAGCCCGAGCTCCAGGACCCCACCTTCGTCTTTGACTTCCCCCTGGCCATAAGCCCCCTGGCCAAACGGCACCGGGAAAGGCCAGGCCTCACGGAGCGCTGGGACCTCTTCGCCGGGGGGATGGAGCTGGCCCCCGCCTACTCGGAGCTCAACGACCCTTTGGACCAGCGGGAGCGCTTTTTGGAGCAGGCCAGGCGCCGCAAGGAGGGGGACGAGGAGGCCCCCGAGCCCGACGAGGACTTTCTCCTGGCCCTGGAGTACGGCATGCCCCCGGCGGCGGGGCTGGGCCTGGGGATTGACCGGCTGGCCATGCTCCTCACCGACCAGGCCTCCTTAAGGGACGTCCTCCTCTTCCCCCTGATGAAGCCCAAGAAGGAGGAAGAGGCCCTGGAAGAGGCCTAA
- a CDS encoding cation diffusion facilitator family transporter, with the protein MAERAAWTSLLVALLVLGLKALAYRLTGSVALLSDALESTVNVVAALLALFAIRFAARPPDATHPFGHTKAEYLSAVLEGVFILLAAFFIAKEALPRLLHPTPLEDLGPGLVVSLLASTLNGLLAYRLISLGKALRSPALAADGYHVLSDVLTSLGVLLGVGLAWATGFWALDPLLALLVAANILYMGFRLVRESLGGLLDEGLSPEEVARIQALIARELSGKALEVHDLKTRKAGHRAFLEFHLVVPGSLTVAEAHALCDRLEKALEAEIPGLSVTIHVEPESERQA; encoded by the coding sequence ATGGCGGAGCGGGCGGCCTGGACCAGCCTGCTTGTGGCCCTCCTAGTCCTGGGGCTGAAGGCCCTGGCCTACCGCCTCACGGGCTCGGTGGCCCTCCTCTCCGACGCCCTGGAGTCCACGGTCAACGTGGTGGCGGCCCTCCTGGCCCTCTTCGCCATCCGCTTCGCCGCAAGGCCCCCGGATGCCACCCACCCCTTCGGCCACACCAAGGCCGAGTACCTCTCCGCCGTCCTCGAGGGGGTCTTCATCCTCCTGGCCGCCTTCTTCATCGCCAAGGAGGCCCTGCCCCGCCTCCTCCACCCCACGCCCCTCGAGGACCTGGGCCCCGGGCTTGTGGTCAGCCTCCTCGCCTCCACCCTAAACGGGCTTCTCGCCTACCGCCTCATCTCCCTGGGCAAGGCCCTCCGCTCCCCTGCCCTCGCCGCCGACGGCTACCACGTCCTAAGCGATGTCCTCACCTCCTTGGGGGTCCTCCTGGGGGTGGGCCTGGCCTGGGCCACGGGCTTTTGGGCCCTGGACCCTCTGCTCGCCCTTCTGGTGGCGGCGAACATCCTCTACATGGGCTTCCGCCTGGTGCGGGAGTCCTTGGGGGGCCTTCTGGACGAGGGCCTCTCCCCAGAGGAGGTGGCCCGGATCCAGGCCCTGATCGCCCGGGAACTCTCGGGCAAGGCCCTGGAGGTCCACGACCTGAAGACCCGCAAGGCGGGGCACCGGGCCTTTTTGGAGTTCCACCTGGTGGTCCCGGGAAGCCTCACCGTGGCCGAGGCCCACGCCCTCTGCGACCGACTGGAGAAGGCCCTCGAGGCCGAGATCCCCGGGCTTAGCGTCACCATCCACGTGGAGCCGGAAAGCGAGCGCCAGGCCTAA
- a CDS encoding acyl-CoA mutase large subunit family protein has protein sequence MRKKHDWLRETYRKSLEKMPERPVAHRTLSDIAPEPLYTPEDIGVLDPEYEEKRGFPGEYPYTRGVYGSMYRSKLWTMRMFAGFGTAEQTNERFKKLLKAGQTGLSVAFDLPTLMGYDSDHPLAKGEVGKCGVAVSSLADMEILFDGINLEEVTTSMTINSPANAIWAMYLAVAKKRGYDWKKLGGTIQNDILKEFIAQKEFIFPPEPSVKLVIDTFEWGPKNVPKWNFISVSGYHIREAGSTAVQELAWTLADGFEYVEAALKRGLDVDEFAPRISFFFDVHNDFFEEIAKFRAARRIWAKEMRHRYGAKNPQSWALRTHAQTAGVSLTAQQPLNNIARVAIQALAAVLGGTNSLHTDAYDEALALPTEESATIALRTQQIIAYETGVTHTIDPLAGSYYLEWLTDEMERQAMAIIEEIRRMGGVVRAIEEGYFLRELAEASYRYQQEVERKERIIVGVNAFTDEIPLKVPIQLVDPEVERVQAERLARVRRERDARRVAEALEGLRRAAKEGQNTMPHFVECALAYCTLGEMMDVLREVYGTYQEPAYV, from the coding sequence ATGCGGAAGAAGCACGACTGGCTCAGGGAGACCTACCGGAAGAGCCTGGAGAAGATGCCGGAGAGGCCCGTGGCCCACCGCACCCTCTCGGATATCGCCCCCGAGCCCCTCTACACCCCGGAGGACATCGGGGTCCTGGACCCAGAGTACGAGGAGAAGCGGGGCTTCCCCGGCGAGTACCCCTACACCCGGGGGGTCTACGGCTCCATGTACCGGTCCAAGCTCTGGACCATGCGCATGTTCGCCGGGTTCGGCACCGCCGAGCAGACCAACGAGCGCTTCAAGAAGCTCCTGAAGGCGGGGCAGACGGGGCTTTCCGTGGCCTTTGACCTCCCCACCCTCATGGGCTACGACTCCGACCACCCCCTCGCCAAGGGGGAGGTGGGGAAGTGCGGGGTGGCGGTCAGCAGCCTCGCCGATATGGAGATCCTCTTTGACGGCATCAACCTGGAGGAGGTCACCACCTCCATGACCATCAACTCCCCCGCCAACGCCATCTGGGCCATGTACCTGGCGGTGGCCAAGAAGCGGGGGTACGACTGGAAGAAGCTGGGCGGCACCATCCAGAACGACATCCTCAAGGAGTTCATCGCCCAGAAGGAGTTCATCTTCCCCCCCGAGCCCAGCGTGAAGCTGGTCATTGACACCTTTGAGTGGGGGCCCAAGAACGTCCCCAAGTGGAACTTCATCTCCGTCTCCGGCTACCACATCCGCGAGGCGGGCTCCACGGCGGTGCAGGAGCTGGCCTGGACCCTGGCGGACGGCTTTGAGTACGTGGAGGCCGCCCTCAAGCGGGGCCTGGACGTGGACGAGTTCGCCCCCCGGATCAGCTTCTTCTTTGACGTCCACAACGACTTCTTTGAGGAAATCGCCAAGTTCCGCGCTGCCCGGCGCATCTGGGCCAAGGAGATGCGCCACCGCTATGGGGCCAAGAACCCCCAGAGCTGGGCCCTCCGCACCCACGCCCAGACCGCCGGGGTCTCCCTCACCGCCCAGCAGCCCCTCAACAACATCGCCCGGGTAGCCATCCAGGCCTTGGCCGCCGTCCTTGGGGGCACCAACAGCCTCCACACCGACGCCTACGACGAGGCCCTGGCCCTGCCCACGGAGGAGAGCGCCACCATCGCCCTCCGCACCCAGCAGATCATCGCCTACGAGACCGGCGTCACCCACACTATAGACCCCCTGGCGGGGAGCTACTACCTGGAGTGGCTCACCGACGAGATGGAGCGCCAGGCCATGGCCATCATTGAGGAGATCCGCCGCATGGGGGGCGTGGTGCGGGCCATTGAGGAGGGCTACTTCCTCCGGGAGCTGGCCGAGGCCAGCTACCGCTACCAGCAGGAAGTGGAGCGCAAGGAGCGCATCATCGTGGGGGTGAACGCCTTCACCGACGAGATTCCCCTCAAGGTCCCCATCCAGCTGGTGGACCCCGAGGTGGAAAGGGTCCAGGCGGAGCGCCTGGCCCGGGTGCGCCGCGAAAGGGACGCCAGGCGGGTGGCCGAGGCCTTGGAAGGCCTCCGCCGGGCGGCCAAGGAGGGCCAGAACACCATGCCCCACTTCGTGGAATGCGCCCTAGCTTACTGCACCCTGGGGGAGATGATGGACGTCCTGCGGGAGGTCTACGGCACCTACCAGGAGCCCGCCTACGTGTAG
- a CDS encoding cobalamin B12-binding domain-containing protein, with protein MADLNRRIRVLIAKPGLDGHDRGAKVVARALRDAGMEVIYTGLRQTPEMIVSAAIQEDVDAVGLSILSGAHMHYFREVKRLLDEQGASDILLFGGGIIPDEDVPKLKELGVAAVFGPGTSTQEIVDFLKRAVPERWKAQGLA; from the coding sequence ATGGCGGACCTGAACAGGCGCATACGGGTGCTTATCGCCAAGCCGGGGCTGGACGGCCACGACCGTGGGGCCAAGGTGGTGGCCCGGGCCCTGCGGGACGCCGGCATGGAGGTCATCTACACCGGCCTCCGGCAGACCCCGGAGATGATCGTCTCCGCCGCCATCCAGGAGGACGTGGACGCCGTAGGGCTTTCCATCCTCTCCGGAGCCCACATGCACTACTTCCGCGAGGTCAAGCGCCTCCTGGACGAGCAGGGGGCTTCCGATATCCTCCTTTTCGGCGGAGGCATCATCCCCGATGAGGACGTGCCCAAGCTGAAGGAGCTGGGGGTAGCCGCCGTCTTCGGCCCCGGCACCAGCACCCAGGAGATCGTGGACTTCCTGAAGCGGGCGGTGCCCGAGCGCTGGAAGGCCCAGGGACTGGCATGA